The Heliorestis convoluta genome includes the window TAAAGTCGATCTTATCCATTCGCTGGATAGAATATCATTGGCCATGGCCATTCAAAAGTATGCTAGGTTACTCGGGAGGCCAATCTCTTGCTTGGTTGAAGTCAATGTGGCACAAGAAGATAGCAAGGAAGGTTTGAAGGTAGAAGAAGTTCCTGCTTTTCTACGTCAAGTCTCTCAGCTAGAAGGAATAGCTGTACAAGGTCTCATGACCATGGCTCCTTACACAGAGAAACCTGAAGAAGTTCGTTGGGTTTTTCAAAGGCTGCGAGAGTTGTCCCATGAAGTAACAGAAAGTAATTTTAATGGTGTTACAATGAAAGAGTTATCCATGGGTATGTCCAACGATTTTAAAATTGCTGTAGAGGAAGGCTCCACCATGGTTCGTGTAGGAACTGCAATTTTTGGTGAGCCTTAGTTAGAGAGGAGGAGCTTACACAGTGGCGAAGATCTTAGACAAGTTTTACAATATCATGGGCTTAGGTGATGAGTATGAAGAAGTGGAAGAGAGAGTGGTAAAAGAGCCAGAGAAAAATAATTTTTCCGCTAAAAATACGCAGGAGCGACCAGAGAGACAAATTGGTGCACCTGTTTTAAGTCTAGCATCGGAAAGACAGAAAAAAGATCACAAAGTGGTTGTTGTCGATCCGAAAAGTTTTGAAGAAGCCCAGAGCATTGCCGATCACCTTAAAAGTAAAAGGCAAGTTATATTAAATCTAGAAAAATCGGATCGTGAAATGGCACAGCGTATCATTGATTTTGTCAGTGGCACCACCTATGCTCTTAACGGTTCGATGCAAAAAGTAGGTGCTCATATCTTTGTTTTTGCACCGAGCCATGTCGATATATCGGGAGATATACTTGCTGAGAGTACACTGATACGTCCTCGTGTTTGGGCGAGTAAAGGCTAGGAGTGAATCATTTGGGTCAACAGTTTCTCCAAAATCGAAAGATTGGGTTTATCGGTGGCGGAGCTATGGCTGAAGCGTTGCTACGAGGTCTAAGCAATCTATTTACACCTGACCGCCTAGCCGTCTCAGACTTATCAGAACAGCGATTAAAGTACCTAAAAGAGGAATTATCGGTAAATATATATATAGATAATAATTTACTTTGCAGAGACTGTACCATTCTTCTGTTGGCCATAAAGCCACAAGTGTTACCACAAGTGCTCACTTCCCTGAAAGGCAAGATAGGGAGAGACCACCTTGTCATATCTGTAGCAGCTGGGATTTCATTACAGAAACTTGAATCGCTCTTGCCAGAGGGTGTTCCTGCTATCCGAGTAATGCCCAATACGCCTTCTTTGATCGGGAAGGGTGTCTCGGCGCTATCCAGAGGAACTCACGTTTCAGATGAACAAATTGAAGCAGCTATGACTTTGATGGGTGCAGTTGGTACTGTAGAACTTGTCCCAGAAGCTTATATGGATGCTGTAACGGGAGTCAGTGGTAGTGGGCCTGCCTATGTATATTTATTCATCGAAGCTTTCATTGATGCAGCTGTACGAGAAGGATTACCACGTGATTTAGCGCGCAATCTTGCCTTGCATACTGTAATAGGTGCTGCTGAAATGGTCCTACAGTCGGGCAACCATCCTGCTGTAGAAAAAGATAAAGTAACCTCACCGGGCGGCACAACGATAGCAGCGCTAGAAGCGCTAGAAGAAAAAGGGCTGCGGTCAGCTCTATTCGCTGCTGTTAATGCAGCAGCGCAACGCGCTCGTCAGCTTGCAACATCCGAATAAAGCTTTATATGGTCTTTCGCTAGATTTTTTTATCAGAATGGAGGTTGACCTTTGGGGCTTGGCCAGATTATCTCTACGGCTTTCTGGGTGATGAAAGTCCTTATCTTAATCCGCGTTGTTGTCTCTTACTTTCCTCATAATCCTAACAATGCAGTTTTTAAGTTTATTTATGAAGTTACCGAGCCAATACTGGCACCTTTACGTAAAGTTGTACCGATTCCAAAATCATTGCCTATTGACTTTACCCCGCTCGTAGCATTTATTCTATTAAGCATTTTAGAGCAAATTGTTTGGAGCATTTTTCGTTAATTAAATTTAACAAGCAGGGTATAACTACAACAGAGACCTTGTTACACAGAAAAACAACTGTTTTTTGTAAGAAGCACCTGTTGAACCATGGGCGAGGAGGTCTCAATGTTAACGCCTTTGGAGATCCACCAAAAAGAGTTCAAAAAAAGCGCCTGGGGTTATAAAGCAGAAGAAGTCGATTTTTTCTTGGATAGAATTGCACGAGCTCATGAAGCTTTATATAAAGAGAATATGATTCTCAAAGAAAAAATAGCCCAGGTAGAAGATAACTTGTGTCGATACAAAAAACTAGAAGAAACTTTAAGCACAACGCTGCTTTTAGCCCAAAAGACGGCTGACGAAGTGAAATCATCAGCCCAACGAGAATCGGAATTGATGCTTAAAGAAGCAAAACATCAAGCAGAAATTATCATAACGAATGCCAAAGATAAACAAAAAGAGCTAGAGCAAAATTTTGAACACCTTAAGAATCAATCTCGACAGTTTCGTCTTCAATTTAAAGCGATGCTACTGTCACAACTAGAAGCTCTGAACGAAGATGAAGTTGCCAAAAAAGAGATTGACGAGAAGAATCAGAAAAAAGTAGAATGTAAAAAAGAGTCTGCCCATACCTATAATGATCAAGATGAGATGTTTTCACCGGCTCTACAGGTAGCAATCGCGAAAGCCGATTTTGCTGCCCCTGTAGAAGGGTTTACGGAGTTAGGTGGATCAAAAATCAATAAAGCCATATAATAAAGCTTATAATCTACTATTCTAAAAGCAAAGAATGGGACAGATAGCATGGAATTGTCTTGACAGCGAACCTGGATTTGGTGGAAGCCAGGACTTGACGACCATGGCTATATCCCCCAGGAGCTGCGTCAGTGAAGCAGAGTAATTGACGACGGAAGTGGCCGTTATCCGCGCTTAAGAGGCTGTGAGCTACCTGTGTTAAAGGTGGATTACAGTGAATTAGGGTGGTACCGCGAGCTATTTCGCCCCTTGCATATGTAAGGGGCTTTTTATTTTATATTGAGGTGTGAATAGGTTGAACGAGAAAGATACTTTAGATTACAGCAAAACATTGAACTTGCCAAAAACAGATTTTCCAATGCGAGCAAACTTACCCAAACGAGAACCGGATATTCAGAAGTACTGGGATGAAATTAACCTTTATCAGGAAGTAGCTCAATCCAATCAAGGGAAAAAGAAGTTTATCCTTCATGATGGCCCACCTTATGCCAACGGCGACATTCACTTAGGTCACACATTGAACAAAGTGCTGAAAGACTTTATTGTCAAGTACCACTCCATGGCGGGATACGATGCGCCATATGTACCGGGTTGGGACACCCATGGTTTACCCATTGAGCAGCGAGCCATAAAAGCTTTAGGTTTAAATCGTCATGCTGTTTCACCTCTTGAGTTTCGTCAGCGGTGCCAGGAATACGCATTAAAATATGTAAACATTCAGCGAGATCAGTTTAAGCGTTTGGGTGTTCGAGGCGACTGGGAAAACCCCTATCTAACGTTGCACAAAGATTTTGAAGCGGCTCAAATCGGCATATTCGGTGAAATGGCGAAAAAAGGCTACATCTACAAAGGCATGAAGCCTGTCTATTGGTGTGCTTCCTGTGAGACTGCTCTGGCAGAAGCAGAAGTTGAATATGGTGATAAAGAGTCTAATTCTATTTATGTAAAATTTTCTGTTGAAGATAGCAAAGGTCTCTTTGCCGCAGAAGATGCTTCAATTGTAATCTGGACAACAACGCCATGGACTTTACCAGCCAACGTAGCCATCACGGTTCATCCAGAATATCGCTATGTTCTTGTAGCTTACGGCGAAGAAAAATTAATTCTAGCGAAAGAATTGCTTTCTGCATTCGAAGAAATTACAGGGCTAGGTACTGGTAAAATCATAGGAGAATGGTCAGGGAAAGAACTAGAATACGTAACTTGTCAACATCCCTTCATGGATCGCCAGTCTATTGTTATTGTGGGAGACCATGTAACACTAGAACAAGGTACAGGCTGCGTTCATACGGCACCTGGACATGGGGAAGAAGACTTTATGGTTGCTAAGACCTATAAGCTTCCTGTCATCTCTCCACTCGATAACCAGGGGCGCTTTACAGCCGAAGGAGGTCTTGTAGCAGGCCTCAAAACGACAGATGCAAACGCTGTCGTAATTGAAGAATTGTCCAAGAGAAATCAACTTGTTCTTTCAGCGAAGGTACGACATCAATATCCTCACTGTTGGCGCTGTAAAGAGCCCATTCTTTTCCGTGCTACAGAGCAATGGTTTGCGTCTATTGATGGTTTCCGCCAAGAAGCACTTACTGCGATTGAACAAGTCCAATGGATTCCAAACTGGGGTAAAGACCGAATTCATAATATGGTGGCCGATCGAGGCGACTGGTGTATATCCCGACAACGGATCTGGGGCGTACCGATTCCCATCTTTTATTGTAGCGATTGCGGCGAAGCGATTATTAATGACGAAACAATTACCCATATTCAAAAGCTTTTCCGCGACCATGGTTCTGATATTTGGTTTGCGAAAGAGGCTGATGAGCTCATCCCTCCAGGTTTGGCTTGTGGTAAATGCGGTCATGGCTCTTTCCGCAAAGAAACAGACATTATGGATGTTTGGTTTGACTCAGGATCTTCCCACGCTGCTGTGCTG containing:
- a CDS encoding YggS family pyridoxal phosphate-dependent enzyme, with translation MGHIEKNLDRLQQEIHAAAHRSGRKPEEVRLIAVTKNVSIASIEEAIAAGVTTVGENRVQELKNKIHQIHTPVQWHMIGTLQSNKVKYIYDKVDLIHSLDRISLAMAIQKYARLLGRPISCLVEVNVAQEDSKEGLKVEEVPAFLRQVSQLEGIAVQGLMTMAPYTEKPEEVRWVFQRLRELSHEVTESNFNGVTMKELSMGMSNDFKIAVEEGSTMVRVGTAIFGEP
- a CDS encoding cell division protein SepF; this encodes MAKILDKFYNIMGLGDEYEEVEERVVKEPEKNNFSAKNTQERPERQIGAPVLSLASERQKKDHKVVVVDPKSFEEAQSIADHLKSKRQVILNLEKSDREMAQRIIDFVSGTTYALNGSMQKVGAHIFVFAPSHVDISGDILAESTLIRPRVWASKG
- the proC gene encoding pyrroline-5-carboxylate reductase, with the protein product MGQQFLQNRKIGFIGGGAMAEALLRGLSNLFTPDRLAVSDLSEQRLKYLKEELSVNIYIDNNLLCRDCTILLLAIKPQVLPQVLTSLKGKIGRDHLVISVAAGISLQKLESLLPEGVPAIRVMPNTPSLIGKGVSALSRGTHVSDEQIEAAMTLMGAVGTVELVPEAYMDAVTGVSGSGPAYVYLFIEAFIDAAVREGLPRDLARNLALHTVIGAAEMVLQSGNHPAVEKDKVTSPGGTTIAALEALEEKGLRSALFAAVNAAAQRARQLATSE
- a CDS encoding YggT family protein, whose translation is MGLGQIISTAFWVMKVLILIRVVVSYFPHNPNNAVFKFIYEVTEPILAPLRKVVPIPKSLPIDFTPLVAFILLSILEQIVWSIFR
- a CDS encoding DivIVA domain-containing protein — encoded protein: MLTPLEIHQKEFKKSAWGYKAEEVDFFLDRIARAHEALYKENMILKEKIAQVEDNLCRYKKLEETLSTTLLLAQKTADEVKSSAQRESELMLKEAKHQAEIIITNAKDKQKELEQNFEHLKNQSRQFRLQFKAMLLSQLEALNEDEVAKKEIDEKNQKKVECKKESAHTYNDQDEMFSPALQVAIAKADFAAPVEGFTELGGSKINKAI
- the ileS gene encoding isoleucine--tRNA ligase; this translates as MRANLPKREPDIQKYWDEINLYQEVAQSNQGKKKFILHDGPPYANGDIHLGHTLNKVLKDFIVKYHSMAGYDAPYVPGWDTHGLPIEQRAIKALGLNRHAVSPLEFRQRCQEYALKYVNIQRDQFKRLGVRGDWENPYLTLHKDFEAAQIGIFGEMAKKGYIYKGMKPVYWCASCETALAEAEVEYGDKESNSIYVKFSVEDSKGLFAAEDASIVIWTTTPWTLPANVAITVHPEYRYVLVAYGEEKLILAKELLSAFEEITGLGTGKIIGEWSGKELEYVTCQHPFMDRQSIVIVGDHVTLEQGTGCVHTAPGHGEEDFMVAKTYKLPVISPLDNQGRFTAEGGLVAGLKTTDANAVVIEELSKRNQLVLSAKVRHQYPHCWRCKEPILFRATEQWFASIDGFRQEALTAIEQVQWIPNWGKDRIHNMVADRGDWCISRQRIWGVPIPIFYCSDCGEAIINDETITHIQKLFRDHGSDIWFAKEADELIPPGLACGKCGHGSFRKETDIMDVWFDSGSSHAAVLEGREGLSWPADLYLEGSDQHRGWFNSSLSTAVATKGTAPYRAVLTHGFLVDEQGRKMSKSLGNGVDPLDVIKEMGADILRLWVTSADYRSDVAVSPNILRQIADSYRKVRNTFRFFLGNLYDFDPAKDMVADQDLLELDRWALMNLNRLIQRVTTACQNYEFHVIYHAVHNFCAVEMSALYLDIIKDRLYASPAESLERRSAQTVLYKSAHALVRLLAPFISFTAEEIWRHIPGAEAESKTVQTMPWPEYNDSYNDLLLKSKMEKLLEVRARVSKALELARQNKVIGHSLESKVELYVEKDLQDFLKDENLAPFFIVSTARIAGLGQEAPAHAYRDQEFPQLAVVVSKAEGSKCERCWIYSTDISQDEDYQKLCPRCVEVIQGK